The Marinomonas sp. CT5 genome contains the following window.
ATTCAGCAGCACGTTCGGTAAAACCTTCTTTAAACGTTTCTTCATTGAAATCAGTATCTTGCGGCAGGAATTCTATGCGAATAAAAAAACGACCGGATTCTCTGTCGTCAAAGGAATGAATCTCATCTACATAATTACCAGCTTGCGCCATATATCGAGTTACTACATCAACGGTTCCAATAATACTTGGGCAGCTGGCAGTAAAAATCCAAGGAGCGGTTTTTGATTTCATACAATAGTCTCTTATTATATTAGGCTTTTTACTTCAAAATGAGGTTGGCCACAAAAAGTGGCCAACCAAAACAGTGAAATAAAGCAAGTGGATGAGAAGGAATTAAGCTTTTACTACTAGACCGTATTCACGACTTGCGTCCTGAATCCACAACCATAAGTAGTCAGCAAAACTACGGCGCACCACTAATTCAAACTTGTCATCTGCTAGACGACAAATCATCGCACTACTTTTAGCAAATACCGTCGATACAACCTTGCCAACAGGAAACTCTGTTGGATACAAGTCCACGCTGGTAGACTTTTTCAGCATGTTAACAACTTGACTACCTGAAACATCGTATATCGTCGTACCACCACTGATATTCACTAAGGCATAGTGGCCTGGTAACGTCTCTTGAAAACGACTCTCCAATTCAAACGCCTGATCACCAGCAACGATAATTAGCCATTCATCAGGAGAAATCCAACGAACAGACACCTTATCTGTTGTTACTGAAGTCAGAGGCTCCATTGGCAAAGCCACGCCAAGCAGTGACTCAATTACTGATTTTTGTTCATCAGATGGCACACAACGCAAAGTGAGCAAGCCCATAAGTTTACGCTCATGGAAATACACCCCACCTTCTTGTGGCCCTTTCTTAGCCATAGTAGCGAGATCAGAGTGATGCAGTGGACTTTCACCTGCAATAGTTGCGTCTGGAAGTTGGTTTGTTACCAACTTCCCTTCCATTGCTCCTAACGTGACATCAGACATTTTGACGCTCCCCTTTTGGATCTAAGAATACTGGGCTACAAATTTCAGCTTCAATTACGCGACCATCAACCAATGGATAAAAGACTTTTTCACCCATTTTGTTGTGTCCACCTTTAACGAATCCCATTGCTACCGAACGATTTAAATTTGCACTCCAGTAACTGGAAGTAACATGACCAACCATTGGCATAGGAATCGGCGCTTTAGGATCAAGAACGCCTTGCGCGCCCTCCGGCAATACTACGTTTGGATCAACTGTCTTCAAACCTACCAGTTGCTTACGGTCAGCTCGAACACAATCTTCACGTTGCATACCGCGCTTACCAATAAAGCTAAATGGCTTCTGCATAGACACAGCCCAAGGCATGCCTAGATCAAATGGATGAACAGAGCCATCGGTATCTTGACCTGCAATAATAAAGCCTTTCTCCGCACGTAATATATGCATGGTTTCTGTGCCGTAAGGTGTCAAATTAAACTCAGCACCTTTTTCAAACAGTTCTTTCCAAACATGTAAGCCGTAGTTGGCTTGTACGTTGATTTCAAAAGACAGTTCGCCTGTAAAAGAAATACGGAACACTCGAGCTGGTACACCCGCGACCGTCATAGCCTTCCAATCCATAAAAGCCATGTTTTCTTTGGAAACATCATAATCAGTCAGTTTTTCTAGTAACTTGCGGCTATTTGGACCAGAAATGGTCATAGTTGACCAGTGATCTGTCACACTATTGAAATACACTTCCAATTCAGGCCATTCAGTTTGATGATAAATTTCTAACCAAGAAAGAACACGAGCCGCGCCACCTGATGTCGTTGTCATCAAGAAATGGTTTTCCGCCAAACATGACGTCACACCATCGTCAAACACCATGCCATCTTCACCACACATCAAACCATAACGACATTTACCTACTGGTAATTTCGCCCAAGCGTTTGTGTAGACACGACCTAGGAATTCACGTGCATCTTTACCTTGAATATCAATTTTACCCAAAGTAGAAGCATCCAAAATACCAACGGATTCACGAGTCGCTAAACACTCGCGATCCAATGCTTGCTGCATTGTTTCGTTACCTTGAGGATAGTACCAAGGACGTTTCCATTGACCCACATCCTCAAATTTCGCACCTCGTTCAACATGCCAAGCATGCATTGCCGTGTAACGCTCTGGATCAAACAACTCGCCACAATCACGGCCAGCAATGACACCAAAGGTTACTGGTGTATAGTTAGGGCGGAATATCGTTGTGCCAGTTTCTGGTATTGATTGCTTCAAAGCTTTTGCCGCAATGGCCATACCATTAATATTGCCAAGCTTACCTTGATCAGTACCAAAGCCCATCGCGGTATAGCGTTTAACGTGTTCAATGGACTCAAAACCTTCACGACATGCTAATTCAATGCCTGATGCGGTTACGTCATTTTGATAATCGACAAACTGCTTAGGCGCCTGTGATGTTGGCTTAGTGTGAGGAATATGAAACAAAGCCATGGCTTTGCTTTCTTCAATTACTTCTGTTTCGGGAAGCATTGTTTCTTGTGCTTCTAATCCTAAATGAGACAAAGCATCCAAAGCGGCCTTTAAACCTTCTTCTAAAGCTTGCTTAGTATCAAATGAGCCATTGATAGCACCAGCTGTTAATTGCTTCTGAAGCGTTTTTCCAGGAGTAAAGCCAAGGATATCCTCATTCCATACTGGACGTGCGCCTGTATGACATGACAAGTGAATAACAGGACTCCAACCACCTGATGAGGCAACTGTGTCAGCAGATAACTTAGCAATAGCACCAACAATCGCATCGCCCTCTTCATTCAATGGCGCAACGGAAACACCAGTCACACGTTTACTGCCTTGAACATCAATGACACCGGAGCCAACCATAATACTAATGCCACGCTCACGCGCCGCATCAACAAAAGTACCCTGAGGATTTTTACGAGAGTCGACAATGGCTACTACATTACGACCAGCATCATGCCAATCCAATGCCGTACGATATGCGTTATCGTTAGAAGTCATTAATACCAATTCATTACCAGGCACAACACCATAACGATTAATGTAAGTAGAAACGGCATTAGCCACCATACAGCCAGGAACATCATTGTTACCAAAAACAAGAGGACGTTCATGGGCACCTGTAGCCAAAACAACCCATTTAGCACGCACGTGATGTAAGCGCTGAGCAACCTGACCGTTAGGTGCACGATCGGCAAACTGATCAGTACAATGCTGCTGAATAGTTAAAAAGTTATGGTCGTGATAGCCGTTCGCCTGCGAATTTGGCAACATTAATACATTATCAAACCCAGCCAATTCGTTAACGGTTTCAGCCACCCATTCCGTTGCAGGCTTACCGTTAAGTGTTTCTTTACTGCTTAATAAACTTCCACCAAATTCACTTTGCTCATCAGCAATAATTACCCGCGCACCAGCTCGTGCAGCAGTTAAAGCCGCAGTCAAACCTGCAGGACCCGCACCAACCACCATCACATCACAGTGCTGGTTCATTTTATCGTATATATCTGGGTCATTTTCTTTTGGAGATCGACCAAGACCTGCCGCTTTACGAATATAAGACTCGTACGTTTCCCACATGGATTTTGGGTACATAAAAGTCTTGTAGTAA
Protein-coding sequences here:
- a CDS encoding sarcosine oxidase subunit gamma family protein, yielding MSDVTLGAMEGKLVTNQLPDATIAGESPLHHSDLATMAKKGPQEGGVYFHERKLMGLLTLRCVPSDEQKSVIESLLGVALPMEPLTSVTTDKVSVRWISPDEWLIIVAGDQAFELESRFQETLPGHYALVNISGGTTIYDVSGSQVVNMLKKSTSVDLYPTEFPVGKVVSTVFAKSSAMICRLADDKFELVVRRSFADYLWLWIQDASREYGLVVKA
- a CDS encoding sarcosine oxidase subunit alpha, whose amino-acid sequence is MTQKNRLQNGGRIDRSKTLTFTYNGKKYKGFAGDTLASALLANKVDIVGRSFKYSRPRGIVAAGAEEPNAIMQIGATEATQIPNVRATQQSLYEGLVAGSTNGWPSVETDLMGYIGKFGGKMMPPGFYYKTFMYPKSMWETYESYIRKAAGLGRSPKENDPDIYDKMNQHCDVMVVGAGPAGLTAALTAARAGARVIIADEQSEFGGSLLSSKETLNGKPATEWVAETVNELAGFDNVLMLPNSQANGYHDHNFLTIQQHCTDQFADRAPNGQVAQRLHHVRAKWVVLATGAHERPLVFGNNDVPGCMVANAVSTYINRYGVVPGNELVLMTSNDNAYRTALDWHDAGRNVVAIVDSRKNPQGTFVDAARERGISIMVGSGVIDVQGSKRVTGVSVAPLNEEGDAIVGAIAKLSADTVASSGGWSPVIHLSCHTGARPVWNEDILGFTPGKTLQKQLTAGAINGSFDTKQALEEGLKAALDALSHLGLEAQETMLPETEVIEESKAMALFHIPHTKPTSQAPKQFVDYQNDVTASGIELACREGFESIEHVKRYTAMGFGTDQGKLGNINGMAIAAKALKQSIPETGTTIFRPNYTPVTFGVIAGRDCGELFDPERYTAMHAWHVERGAKFEDVGQWKRPWYYPQGNETMQQALDRECLATRESVGILDASTLGKIDIQGKDAREFLGRVYTNAWAKLPVGKCRYGLMCGEDGMVFDDGVTSCLAENHFLMTTTSGGAARVLSWLEIYHQTEWPELEVYFNSVTDHWSTMTISGPNSRKLLEKLTDYDVSKENMAFMDWKAMTVAGVPARVFRISFTGELSFEINVQANYGLHVWKELFEKGAEFNLTPYGTETMHILRAEKGFIIAGQDTDGSVHPFDLGMPWAVSMQKPFSFIGKRGMQREDCVRADRKQLVGLKTVDPNVVLPEGAQGVLDPKAPIPMPMVGHVTSSYWSANLNRSVAMGFVKGGHNKMGEKVFYPLVDGRVIEAEICSPVFLDPKGERQNV